Proteins from a genomic interval of Phocoena phocoena chromosome 20, mPhoPho1.1, whole genome shotgun sequence:
- the BCL2L12 gene encoding bcl-2-like protein 12 isoform X4, which translates to MAGSEELGLREDTLRVLAAFLSRGEAAGSPIPTPPSPAQEEPTDFLSRLRRCLPCSLGRGAVPPESPRPCSLPLQPCYGSEPGPATPDFYALVAQRLEQLVQEQLKSPPSPELQGHVPTEKEALLRKLVALLEEEAEVINQKGGVLAVSPVDLNLPLD; encoded by the exons ATGGCAGGCTCGGAAGAACTGGGGCTCCGAGAGGACACGCTGAGGGTCCTAGCTGCCTTCCTAAGTAGGGGTGAGGCTGCGGGGTCTCCCATTCCGACCCCACCCAG CCCTGCCCAAGAGGAGCCAACAGACTTCCTGAGCCGCCTTCGAAGATGTCTTCCCTGCTCCCTGGGGCGAGGAGCAGTTCCCCCTGAGTCCCCTCGGCCTTgctccctgcccctccagccATGCTATGGTTCAGAGCCTG GCCCAGCTACTCCAGATTTCTATGCCCTGGTGGCCCAGCGGCTGGAACAGCTGGTCCAAGAGCAACTGAAATCCCCACCTAGCCCAG AATTACAGGGTCACGTACCCACAGAGAAGGAAGCCCTGCTGCGAAAGCTGGTGGCCTTGctggaggaagaggcagaagtCATCAACCAGAAG GGGGGCGTCCTGGCAGTTTCACCTGTGGACTTGAACTTACCCCTGGACTGA
- the BCL2L12 gene encoding bcl-2-like protein 12 isoform X1, whose product MAGSEELGLREDTLRVLAAFLSRGEAAGSPIPTPPRSPAQEEPTDFLSRLRRCLPCSLGRGAVPPESPRPCSLPLQPCYGSEPGPATPDFYALVAQRLEQLVQEQLKSPPSPELQGHVPTEKEALLRKLVALLEEEAEVINQKLASDPALRRKLARLSAGSFSRLVELFSSREGNPRPSQARPSLPCPGPPPPSPEPLARLALAMELSRRVARLGGTLAGLSVEHVHSFAPWIQAHGGWGGVLAVSPVDLNLPLD is encoded by the exons ATGGCAGGCTCGGAAGAACTGGGGCTCCGAGAGGACACGCTGAGGGTCCTAGCTGCCTTCCTAAGTAGGGGTGAGGCTGCGGGGTCTCCCATTCCGACCCCACCCAG GAGCCCTGCCCAAGAGGAGCCAACAGACTTCCTGAGCCGCCTTCGAAGATGTCTTCCCTGCTCCCTGGGGCGAGGAGCAGTTCCCCCTGAGTCCCCTCGGCCTTgctccctgcccctccagccATGCTATGGTTCAGAGCCTG GCCCAGCTACTCCAGATTTCTATGCCCTGGTGGCCCAGCGGCTGGAACAGCTGGTCCAAGAGCAACTGAAATCCCCACCTAGCCCAG AATTACAGGGTCACGTACCCACAGAGAAGGAAGCCCTGCTGCGAAAGCTGGTGGCCTTGctggaggaagaggcagaagtCATCAACCAGAAG CTGGCCTCAGACCCCGCCCTGCGGCGCAAGCTGGCCCGCCTCTCTGCTGGTTCCTTCAGCCGCCTAGTGGAGCTCTTCTCTAGCCGGGAGGGCAACCCTCGCCCAAGCCAAGCACGCCCCTCGCTGCCGTGCCCCGGGCCCCCACCGCCTTCCCCGGAGCCTCTGGCCCGCCTGGCCCTGGCCATGGAGCTGAGCCGGCGCGTGGCCAGGCTGGGGGGCACCCTGGCCGGTCTCAGCGTAGAGCACGTGCACAGCTTTGCGCCCTGGATCCAGGCCCACGGGGGCTGG GGGGGCGTCCTGGCAGTTTCACCTGTGGACTTGAACTTACCCCTGGACTGA
- the BCL2L12 gene encoding bcl-2-like protein 12 isoform X2: MAGSEELGLREDTLRVLAAFLSRGEAAGSPIPTPPSPAQEEPTDFLSRLRRCLPCSLGRGAVPPESPRPCSLPLQPCYGSEPGPATPDFYALVAQRLEQLVQEQLKSPPSPELQGHVPTEKEALLRKLVALLEEEAEVINQKLASDPALRRKLARLSAGSFSRLVELFSSREGNPRPSQARPSLPCPGPPPPSPEPLARLALAMELSRRVARLGGTLAGLSVEHVHSFAPWIQAHGGWGGVLAVSPVDLNLPLD, translated from the exons ATGGCAGGCTCGGAAGAACTGGGGCTCCGAGAGGACACGCTGAGGGTCCTAGCTGCCTTCCTAAGTAGGGGTGAGGCTGCGGGGTCTCCCATTCCGACCCCACCCAG CCCTGCCCAAGAGGAGCCAACAGACTTCCTGAGCCGCCTTCGAAGATGTCTTCCCTGCTCCCTGGGGCGAGGAGCAGTTCCCCCTGAGTCCCCTCGGCCTTgctccctgcccctccagccATGCTATGGTTCAGAGCCTG GCCCAGCTACTCCAGATTTCTATGCCCTGGTGGCCCAGCGGCTGGAACAGCTGGTCCAAGAGCAACTGAAATCCCCACCTAGCCCAG AATTACAGGGTCACGTACCCACAGAGAAGGAAGCCCTGCTGCGAAAGCTGGTGGCCTTGctggaggaagaggcagaagtCATCAACCAGAAG CTGGCCTCAGACCCCGCCCTGCGGCGCAAGCTGGCCCGCCTCTCTGCTGGTTCCTTCAGCCGCCTAGTGGAGCTCTTCTCTAGCCGGGAGGGCAACCCTCGCCCAAGCCAAGCACGCCCCTCGCTGCCGTGCCCCGGGCCCCCACCGCCTTCCCCGGAGCCTCTGGCCCGCCTGGCCCTGGCCATGGAGCTGAGCCGGCGCGTGGCCAGGCTGGGGGGCACCCTGGCCGGTCTCAGCGTAGAGCACGTGCACAGCTTTGCGCCCTGGATCCAGGCCCACGGGGGCTGG GGGGGCGTCCTGGCAGTTTCACCTGTGGACTTGAACTTACCCCTGGACTGA
- the BCL2L12 gene encoding bcl-2-like protein 12 isoform X3 — translation MAGSEELGLREDTLRVLAAFLSRGEAAGSPIPTPPRSPAQEEPTDFLSRLRRCLPCSLGRGAVPPESPRPCSLPLQPCYGSEPGPATPDFYALVAQRLEQLVQEQLKSPPSPELQGHVPTEKEALLRKLVALLEEEAEVINQKGGVLAVSPVDLNLPLD, via the exons ATGGCAGGCTCGGAAGAACTGGGGCTCCGAGAGGACACGCTGAGGGTCCTAGCTGCCTTCCTAAGTAGGGGTGAGGCTGCGGGGTCTCCCATTCCGACCCCACCCAG GAGCCCTGCCCAAGAGGAGCCAACAGACTTCCTGAGCCGCCTTCGAAGATGTCTTCCCTGCTCCCTGGGGCGAGGAGCAGTTCCCCCTGAGTCCCCTCGGCCTTgctccctgcccctccagccATGCTATGGTTCAGAGCCTG GCCCAGCTACTCCAGATTTCTATGCCCTGGTGGCCCAGCGGCTGGAACAGCTGGTCCAAGAGCAACTGAAATCCCCACCTAGCCCAG AATTACAGGGTCACGTACCCACAGAGAAGGAAGCCCTGCTGCGAAAGCTGGTGGCCTTGctggaggaagaggcagaagtCATCAACCAGAAG GGGGGCGTCCTGGCAGTTTCACCTGTGGACTTGAACTTACCCCTGGACTGA